One window of the Archangium primigenium genome contains the following:
- a CDS encoding IS5 family transposase, whose product MPERQRYPTDLTDEQWALIEPFVRASHCGPQEVLHPRREVVNAILYIKRTGAQWRYMPHDLPDWQLVYHYFAKWKKDGTWKKLNDELRRKVRKKEGHAEEPTAGILDSQSVKTMQEAETKGYDAGKKIKGRKRHLLVDTLGLLLVAWMTTGDVQDRDATPAVLPLAAQQYPSLKKVWVDGGYAGPKVQAVAQESGIDVEVVKRSDQAKGFVLLPKRWIGERTFGWLNRQRRLSKDYERQESSSEAFIQLGMIDLMLRRLA is encoded by the coding sequence ATGCCCGAGCGACAGCGCTACCCCACGGACCTGACGGATGAACAATGGGCGCTGATAGAGCCCTTTGTTCGAGCCAGCCACTGCGGCCCGCAGGAAGTGCTGCATCCGCGCCGAGAAGTGGTCAACGCCATTCTCTATATCAAGCGCACCGGAGCTCAGTGGAGGTACATGCCGCATGACCTGCCGGATTGGCAGCTCGTCTACCACTACTTCGCGAAGTGGAAGAAGGACGGGACGTGGAAGAAGCTCAACGATGAGCTTCGGCGCAAGGTGCGCAAGAAAGAGGGTCATGCCGAGGAGCCCACCGCGGGGATTCTCGATAGTCAGAGCGTCAAGACGATGCAGGAGGCAGAGACCAAGGGGTACGACGCGGGCAAGAAGATAAAGGGCAGGAAGCGCCACTTGTTGGTCGACACGCTGGGGCTGCTGCTCGTCGCGTGGATGACGACAGGGGATGTACAAGACAGGGACGCGACCCCTGCGGTGCTACCCCTGGCCGCGCAACAATACCCCTCCCTCAAAAAGGTCTGGGTGGATGGCGGTTACGCCGGGCCGAAAGTTCAAGCCGTGGCCCAGGAGAGTGGCATTGACGTCGAGGTGGTGAAGCGCTCGGACCAGGCGAAGGGCTTTGTTCTCCTTCCCAAACGATGGATTGGGGAGAGGACTTTTGGATGGCTGAACCGGCAGCGGCGTCTTTCAAAAGACTACGAGCGCCAGGAGTCTTCCTCCGAAGCGTTCATTCAGCTCGGCATGATCGACCTCATGCTCCGGCGCCTCGCCTGA
- a CDS encoding protein kinase domain-containing protein yields MTVSSPRPAPRFGFKWGRYRYEVHGDVGTHPDYESGLLASRQLVLNGYPEMEGQPRLVELRPFLPHEYPSATVDRCIEEVRCAGLTRHPNLAGVWGCVFDDTRPYILMEHLRGCCLLTLLEAAVAVGRRLSPSFVAYTATELADALLYLHGKKDEDEKPLHLIHRAVGPRRIRVGVTGRVQLTHLGVMYTELLEHPPFPGEPIRGDAAYTAPEILRGFRQPEEGHGELLSPPGLDQRADVFSLGLVMLEMLLARYPRNQREPLWLDLKARFPSSLLDDETALVRLETLANRVLHFGPAEVRRAADELPEALRRIMARALRDNPAERYPSSSDMHTDLYGYLHTLQTPYGEKEAAEEAAEILMEAADLGRLPGPVDGQAGRPAPPEAGPGNIH; encoded by the coding sequence GTGACTGTCTCCTCTCCGCGCCCCGCGCCACGCTTCGGCTTCAAATGGGGCCGCTACCGCTACGAAGTCCACGGCGACGTGGGCACCCACCCTGACTATGAGTCGGGGCTGCTCGCCTCCCGCCAGCTCGTCCTCAACGGCTACCCCGAGATGGAGGGCCAGCCCAGGTTGGTGGAGCTCAGGCCCTTCCTCCCGCACGAGTATCCCTCCGCGACGGTGGACCGCTGCATCGAGGAGGTGCGGTGCGCGGGCCTTACACGCCATCCCAACCTCGCTGGCGTCTGGGGCTGCGTCTTCGACGACACGCGGCCCTACATCCTCATGGAGCACCTGCGCGGCTGCTGTCTTCTTACCTTGCTGGAGGCGGCCGTGGCGGTGGGGCGCAGACTGTCCCCCTCCTTCGTGGCGTACACGGCCACCGAGCTGGCCGACGCGCTCCTCTACCTCCACGGCAAGAAGGACGAGGACGAGAAACCCCTCCACCTCATCCACCGGGCCGTGGGGCCCCGGCGCATTCGCGTGGGCGTCACCGGCCGCGTTCAGCTCACCCACCTGGGCGTCATGTACACGGAGTTGCTCGAGCATCCACCCTTTCCAGGGGAACCCATCCGAGGCGACGCGGCCTACACCGCTCCTGAAATCCTTCGCGGCTTCCGCCAGCCGGAGGAGGGCCACGGGGAGCTACTCTCTCCCCCGGGGCTCGACCAGAGGGCCGATGTCTTCTCCCTGGGCCTGGTGATGCTGGAGATGTTGCTGGCGCGTTACCCGCGCAACCAGCGCGAGCCGCTGTGGCTCGACCTCAAGGCGCGCTTCCCGTCCAGCCTCCTCGACGACGAGACGGCGCTCGTGAGGCTGGAGACGCTCGCCAATCGCGTGCTGCACTTCGGGCCCGCGGAGGTGCGGCGTGCGGCGGACGAGCTGCCGGAGGCTCTCCGGCGAATCATGGCGCGGGCCCTTCGAGACAACCCGGCCGAGCGCTACCCCAGCTCGAGCGACATGCACACTGACTTGTACGGCTACCTGCACACGCTCCAGACGCCCTACGGCGAGAAGGAGGCCGCTGAGGAAGCCGCTGAAATCCTCATGGAGGCGGCCGACCTCGGGCGGCTCCCGGGCCCTGTTGACGGGCAGGCGGGTAGGCCCGCGCCGCCCGAGGCGGGGCCCGGAAACATCCACTGA
- a CDS encoding serine/threonine protein kinase, with protein MSESKKPGGPTPHLSFTEGDFRYEVVRPLVEHPDYDTLLLATREPLGGGPVKLVVLKPIVMEHGREARHRALEEVTLSKALRHPNIARVYGYVVHEEVPYIVMEHLRGCFLLTLMDAAWLVGRRLSPDFAVYVASEVADALDYAHRCEDEDGNPLKLVHRAVGPMRIRLGENGRVKLTNFGAAYSELLGRIPTRRGLLRGDPAYIAPEILLGFLKPDSRQRDPLTPRKLDGRADIFSLGLMLLEMLLARYPLDPPDKLWEDLDERFPPEVRAERSTLMPLETLANRVLHFGPEEVEHAAKNLPAPLRKIVARALRQSPSERYATADDMRYDLRDFLHARPGRPYGAREAEAELSDILKEASDLRKLRAHPDVEKGVFPLPPDLTGREPGETH; from the coding sequence ATGTCCGAATCGAAAAAACCCGGCGGGCCCACGCCACACCTGTCCTTCACCGAGGGCGACTTCCGGTACGAGGTGGTGCGCCCCCTCGTCGAGCACCCCGACTACGACACCCTCCTGCTCGCCACGCGGGAGCCGCTTGGCGGCGGCCCGGTGAAGCTCGTCGTCCTCAAGCCCATTGTCATGGAGCACGGGCGCGAGGCCCGGCACCGGGCGCTGGAGGAGGTGACGCTCTCCAAGGCCCTGCGCCACCCCAACATCGCCAGGGTGTACGGGTACGTGGTGCACGAGGAGGTGCCCTACATCGTCATGGAGCACCTGCGCGGCTGCTTCCTCCTCACCCTCATGGACGCGGCCTGGTTGGTGGGGCGCAGGCTGAGCCCCGACTTCGCCGTCTACGTGGCCAGCGAGGTGGCCGACGCGCTCGACTACGCGCACCGCTGCGAGGACGAGGACGGCAACCCCCTCAAGCTCGTCCACCGCGCCGTGGGGCCCATGCGCATTCGCCTTGGGGAGAATGGCCGCGTCAAGCTCACCAACTTCGGCGCGGCCTATTCGGAGCTGCTCGGCCGCATTCCCACGCGCCGCGGGCTGCTGCGCGGAGACCCGGCCTACATCGCCCCGGAAATCCTCCTCGGTTTCCTCAAGCCGGACTCCCGCCAGAGGGACCCGCTCACCCCGCGCAAGCTGGACGGCAGGGCCGACATCTTCTCCCTTGGCCTCATGCTGCTGGAGATGCTGCTGGCCCGCTACCCGTTGGACCCGCCCGACAAGCTGTGGGAGGACCTCGACGAGCGGTTTCCCCCCGAGGTGCGCGCCGAGCGCTCCACGCTGATGCCGCTGGAGACGCTCGCCAACCGCGTGCTGCACTTCGGCCCCGAGGAGGTGGAGCACGCGGCGAAGAACCTGCCCGCCCCTCTGCGGAAGATTGTCGCCCGGGCCCTGCGGCAGAGCCCCTCCGAGCGCTACGCGACGGCGGACGACATGCGTTACGACTTGCGCGACTTCCTGCACGCCCGCCCGGGGCGGCCCTACGGCGCGAGGGAGGCCGAGGCGGAACTCAGCGACATTCTCAAGGAGGCCTCGGACTTGCGGAAGCTGCGCGCCCACCCGGACGTGGAGAAAGGCGTATTTCCGTTGCCCCCGGACTTGACGGGCCGCGAGCCCGGAGAAACCCACTGA
- a CDS encoding XRE family transcriptional regulator — translation MLPSVPSLLRLCRALGVDANSLLGLVSDTPPRWLAKAAPPSEERPSLRRLLRSVRRLGAKQVDALTHVARFMGTPPGTRSPKQATR, via the coding sequence ATGCTCCCGAGCGTTCCCTCCCTGCTTCGGCTGTGCCGTGCTCTCGGCGTGGACGCCAACTCCCTGTTGGGGCTCGTCTCCGACACGCCGCCGAGGTGGCTCGCCAAGGCCGCCCCTCCCTCCGAGGAGCGGCCCTCGCTTCGCCGCCTGCTGCGCAGCGTGCGCCGGCTGGGGGCGAAGCAGGTGGACGCGCTCACTCACGTGGCCCGCTTCATGGGGACACCCCCTGGCACACGGTCACCGAAGCAGGCCACACGTTGA
- a CDS encoding helix-turn-helix domain-containing protein, which yields MPTPLQQHLATVAKDSRLRLGLTQTQMARRTGLAAGVYGRIERARMMPSVPTLLRLCDALQLDANTLLGFQSKQPPPWLAPTSQAEADTPGVRRFLRTIRTLRPVQHAALATLARSMLAKTRAKKSGAKKAGKRARPVR from the coding sequence ATGCCCACCCCCCTTCAACAACACCTCGCCACGGTGGCCAAGGACTCCCGCCTGCGCCTGGGCCTCACCCAGACGCAAATGGCCAGGCGCACCGGCCTCGCGGCTGGCGTCTACGGCCGCATTGAGCGGGCGCGGATGATGCCCAGCGTGCCCACTCTGCTGCGGCTGTGCGACGCTTTGCAGTTGGATGCCAACACACTGCTGGGCTTCCAGTCGAAGCAGCCGCCACCCTGGCTCGCACCGACGAGCCAGGCAGAGGCCGACACCCCGGGCGTGCGCCGCTTCCTCCGGACGATTCGCACGCTGAGGCCCGTGCAGCACGCGGCGCTCGCCACCCTGGCGCGCTCCATGCTCGCCAAGACCCGAGCGAAGAAGTCCGGCGCGAAAAAGGCCGGGAAGCGGGCGCGGCCCGTCAGGTGA
- a CDS encoding helix-turn-helix domain-containing protein, giving the protein MEHGHLQKSLGDICRTVRERLGLTQAQVAKQTDLVPEVYGRIERGGMMPSVPTLRKLALALGISADVLLELSRTDVATTLAAPTPEGSLSPELRQLVRMLRGWSPGEVKRLMRVAKVLESPAEE; this is encoded by the coding sequence ATGGAACACGGACACCTTCAGAAGTCTCTCGGCGACATCTGCCGCACGGTGCGCGAGCGGCTGGGCCTCACCCAGGCCCAGGTGGCGAAGCAGACGGACCTCGTCCCCGAAGTTTATGGACGTATTGAGCGCGGCGGCATGATGCCGTCCGTGCCCACGCTGCGGAAGCTGGCCCTCGCGCTCGGCATTTCCGCCGACGTGCTGCTGGAGCTCAGCCGCACGGACGTGGCCACGACGCTGGCCGCGCCCACGCCCGAGGGCAGCCTCTCGCCCGAGCTGCGGCAACTGGTGCGCATGCTGCGCGGGTGGAGCCCCGGGGAGGTGAAGCGGCTGATGCGCGTGGCCAAGGTGCTGGAGAGCCCCGCCGAGGAGTAG
- a CDS encoding serine/threonine protein kinase gives MKAPPFKPPATGDMVGDYRIVRKLGDGGFGFVYEVERAGRYYALKVIRARELESWGQREINILRHVVHPNVVRFRACDRWPDPDHGYLCFVMDLVVGRTLDEWALDENPTARHVVRVLLEVARALADILVQGVLHRDLKRENILIRDLDGRPVLVDFGIGWLAGEPTITGEREPPGTD, from the coding sequence ATGAAAGCCCCGCCCTTCAAGCCCCCCGCGACCGGAGACATGGTGGGGGACTACCGTATCGTGAGGAAGCTTGGCGACGGGGGCTTCGGCTTCGTCTACGAGGTGGAGCGCGCGGGCCGCTACTACGCCCTCAAAGTCATCCGCGCCCGCGAGCTGGAGTCCTGGGGCCAGCGCGAAATCAACATTCTGCGCCACGTGGTGCACCCCAACGTCGTCCGCTTCCGCGCGTGCGACAGGTGGCCGGACCCCGACCATGGCTACCTGTGCTTCGTCATGGACCTGGTGGTGGGCAGGACGCTGGACGAGTGGGCCCTGGACGAGAACCCCACCGCGCGCCATGTGGTGCGCGTCCTCCTCGAGGTGGCGCGCGCGCTCGCCGATATTCTCGTGCAGGGCGTGCTGCACCGGGACTTGAAGCGGGAGAACATTCTCATTCGCGATTTGGACGGCCGGCCCGTCCTGGTGGACTTCGGAATTGGGTGGCTCGCCGGAGAGCCAACCATTACCGGCGAGCGCGAGCCGCCCGGCACTGACTAA
- a CDS encoding IS630 family transposase — translation MLRLRAGQRRKLLRWAEKKGCPLTLRRCMAVAKVGQGLSYRAVARELLCSVSTVADAVRRYKQTGRHGLLDRRAGNGRRKVGEPYEAQLKHVLEGTPQDMGWLRTTWTRELLACELERRGLPRVSVTSVGRALERVGASLKRPQPVVLCPWPAPRRARRVWQLKCLAAHATANEPVFYADEMDVHLNPKPGRDWMLSGHRRLLVTPGNNRKGYVAGALESRTGRLSWVKGANKTSDLFIELLHALVQEHPRATRLHVILDNASMHHSQKTRRALAALGGRVVLHFLPPYCPSANKIERVWWDVHAHVTRNHRRADLDSLLGDVDAYLEGRNLHATSHPTLRNGYAPLAA, via the coding sequence GTGCTGAGGCTGAGGGCGGGCCAGAGGAGAAAGCTGCTGCGGTGGGCGGAGAAGAAGGGCTGCCCGCTGACCTTGCGACGCTGCATGGCGGTGGCGAAGGTAGGCCAGGGACTGTCGTACCGGGCGGTGGCTCGCGAGTTGTTGTGCTCGGTGTCCACGGTGGCGGATGCCGTGCGGCGCTACAAGCAGACAGGCCGCCACGGACTGCTGGACAGGAGAGCGGGCAATGGCCGACGCAAGGTGGGCGAGCCCTATGAGGCCCAGCTGAAACACGTGCTGGAGGGGACGCCCCAGGACATGGGGTGGTTGCGCACGACGTGGACGCGCGAATTGCTGGCGTGCGAGTTGGAGCGTCGCGGTCTGCCTCGGGTCTCGGTGACGAGCGTGGGCCGAGCCTTGGAGCGAGTCGGCGCGAGCCTCAAGCGGCCTCAACCCGTCGTGCTGTGTCCCTGGCCCGCGCCCCGCCGTGCTCGCCGCGTGTGGCAGCTCAAGTGCCTGGCGGCCCACGCCACGGCGAACGAGCCTGTCTTTTACGCGGATGAGATGGACGTGCACCTCAATCCCAAGCCAGGCCGTGACTGGATGCTGTCCGGCCACAGGCGGCTGCTGGTAACGCCCGGGAACAATCGCAAGGGATATGTCGCGGGGGCGCTGGAGTCCAGGACGGGACGCCTCTCCTGGGTGAAAGGCGCGAACAAGACAAGCGACCTGTTCATCGAGCTGCTGCACGCGCTTGTCCAGGAGCATCCGCGGGCCACGCGACTGCACGTCATCCTGGACAATGCCTCGATGCACCACAGCCAGAAGACGAGACGTGCACTCGCGGCGCTGGGAGGGCGGGTCGTGCTGCACTTCCTGCCGCCCTATTGCCCCTCGGCCAACAAGATTGAGCGGGTGTGGTGGGACGTCCACGCCCACGTCACTCGGAATCACCGTCGCGCGGACTTGGACTCCCTTCTGGGTGATGTGGACGCCTACCTCGAAGGCCGCAACCTCCACGCCACTTCTCATCCAACCCTGCGCAACGGGTATGCCCCCCTTGCCGCATAG
- a CDS encoding DUF2381 family protein codes for MALALLTSTADAAERPPLPPCEAGDVRLEVEADAPARVPALCITPDLTSNFLFDANLARVELEGREHFRRVTEAADSFMVVPSEAMRDMEPLRVTVYFVDGAAPASLSFLLVVHPARAVRQLDVIRQTRPVAFYKQEALEARAEVQQCREEKARMQAEQRGPGGLRGLRAAGLLDDVLGVAVKRIHKDIKPRPHNALGLLAALSARAGSEVRGRVAVEVELKNPGTKPWALAGAMLRGAKGEEFTPLPVEETPVSILPGATPGLVMVEFEATTKQARGAYTLTLWDADGRSVILDNVTFP; via the coding sequence ATGGCTCTGGCCCTGCTCACCTCGACCGCTGACGCCGCCGAGCGCCCACCGCTGCCGCCATGCGAGGCAGGTGACGTGCGCCTGGAAGTGGAGGCGGACGCACCGGCCCGGGTGCCGGCGCTCTGCATCACCCCCGACCTCACCAGCAACTTCCTTTTCGACGCGAACCTGGCGCGTGTGGAGCTGGAGGGGCGCGAGCACTTCCGCCGGGTAACGGAGGCAGCCGATTCGTTCATGGTCGTTCCCTCGGAGGCCATGCGCGACATGGAGCCGCTGCGGGTAACTGTCTACTTCGTCGATGGAGCGGCCCCGGCGAGCCTCTCTTTCCTCCTGGTGGTACACCCCGCCCGGGCTGTGCGGCAGTTGGACGTCATCCGTCAGACTCGCCCGGTGGCCTTCTATAAACAGGAGGCGCTGGAGGCACGGGCCGAGGTCCAGCAATGCCGCGAGGAGAAGGCGCGCATGCAGGCCGAGCAGAGAGGCCCGGGCGGACTCCGGGGCTTGCGCGCGGCGGGTCTCCTCGATGACGTGCTCGGCGTCGCCGTCAAACGCATTCACAAGGACATCAAGCCGAGGCCACACAATGCCCTTGGCCTGCTAGCGGCCCTGTCCGCCCGAGCAGGGAGCGAAGTAAGAGGCCGCGTCGCGGTGGAGGTAGAGCTGAAGAACCCAGGGACGAAGCCTTGGGCGCTCGCGGGTGCCATGCTGCGAGGGGCGAAGGGCGAGGAGTTCACGCCGCTTCCTGTGGAGGAGACGCCCGTTTCCATTCTCCCGGGCGCGACACCCGGCCTCGTCATGGTCGAGTTCGAGGCAACCACGAAGCAGGCCCGCGGCGCGTACACCCTGACGCTGTGGGATGCGGACGGGCGCTCCGTCATTCTGGACAACGTGACGTTCCCGTAG
- a CDS encoding helix-turn-helix domain-containing protein — protein sequence MRVATQIQPAEPWVSVDVVAAHIGVARDSVYRWIDSKGLPAHRIGKLWKFKLSEVDDWVRADGANGTRGRAKPVRRSATRKKK from the coding sequence ATGCGAGTCGCGACGCAGATTCAACCTGCCGAGCCCTGGGTGTCCGTCGACGTCGTCGCGGCTCACATCGGTGTCGCCAGGGACTCCGTATACCGATGGATTGACTCGAAGGGCCTCCCAGCCCATCGGATCGGCAAGCTCTGGAAGTTCAAGCTCTCGGAGGTAGACGACTGGGTGCGCGCGGACGGAGCAAATGGGACGCGTGGGCGGGCCAAGCCAGTGCGCCGCAGCGCGACGAGGAAGAAGAAATGA